From the Coffea eugenioides isolate CCC68of chromosome 1, Ceug_1.0, whole genome shotgun sequence genome, the window ATGATAAAATCATACCCAATTCATCACTTTTAATAGGCCTATTTCTTGACAGAGATAAAAAAAAGGTGCTGGCAGAACACTAGTCTTACTAATATAACTTAAACTAACAAAGGTTCAAGATTTAGAGCTgatttggattgtaaatttttggagttttttaAGTAGAAAAATATACTGTTGCAGCAATGTAATAATCCAAATAGGCTCTTAATATTTTGCCCTTCTAAATTCGGGTTCGACCATCATTTTTGCAACTTAGATGTATACTGCAACAAGTTTCAGGAGTTAAAAAGAAGCGGGAACATGAACAAACATGAACTGCCAGACCAAAAAAGGGATGGAATTAACtgaaaatatgaagaaaaagaaaaataaattttacagCTTGAATTTACAAGTACCAAAGAATGGCCATGGacaaaatcacaaaatacaGAAGGGAAAAGGGACTCACCAAAACCAAAATACAAAGTCCAAACCAGAGCTCCAACCCAAACCCCCACGTCTGTGTTGCCTCTCCCTCACGAAGCTCCGTCACTTGCGTAGCCTCAATTGCTTTGCATGCCGCCCAAAACTAGCCAACTTCAATTCCCACGTACTACCACTGGGCTCCATCCCCGACCCCACCAACACTTTCCATCTCCCCAACCAAAGAATAATATTTATGGTTAATCACAATTAATCCCCTTCAAGTATAcctcatttttcattttatcccctaaccatttttttgttttactttaTCCTTCATTGGACAAAATTATCCCTCTATTATTCTAAACTcttatttttgtcttttatttttttccttgccCCTTGTgtgctcttttattttctttgcttctttcttctttctttaattcttcctctttcccacaaaaattttaatcttaattattgaaattaaaaaagaggaattgcaaagatttatcttctccttaaatgatttaaaaaaattcaaatcactttcctaaaatataatttttttagcctttcaattcttttaattttgatttttcctctttcctttctagtttcttattttattctcaagaaaatatcataagatgaaattgcGACCTgtttaataatcatcaattgagaTTTGTGACACGTCGCaccatacaaaaaatcaaaattaattttttatgccttttaaaccttcaTCCAAAAATGCAATAACAAactcaaaataaaattttcctttgaGATAAAAAGTTTTCTATTtggaaggatgaaagagagaagaaagagtaaaaaaaaaagagaggaaaaaaggtaaatgaaaaatcaaaataatggAAAGGTAATTTTGTTCTATAGAAGGTTAAGTGaccaaaattaaaggttaggggatAAAATGAGAAATGAGATATACCTTAAAGGGGATTAATTGTAATTAATCCTAATATTTAAAGATAAAACTCCCGGAACAGGTAAAAGAACCGTTTACATAAGCCTAGgaaggttttgcattcatacaCGATAGAACAACGTTGTACTCTTCCTCAATAGCAGCTATAGTACTACTGTTACTTGCCAACTATGGCAACTCATTCAAGCTCTCCAGCTaagccttttcttttctccatctTCTTCGTTATCTTCCTCCATGATTTCCTTCACCACTCGGCCGTGGCGGCGGGATACGCCATCGGAGTTAACTACGGCACTGTCGCTGACAACCTTCCTCCACCAGCCCAAGTTGCATCCTTCATCAAAGACCAAACCTCCATCGACAAGATCAAAATCTTCGACGCCAACCCGGACATTATTCGAGCCTTTGCCAACTCCAACGTCTCCCTTACCATCACCGTCGGAAACGGCGACGTCTTGGCGGTCTCCAAGCTCCCCGCCGCCCGGTCATGGGTCTCCGCCAACGTCTTACCTTACTACCCACAGACAAAAATCCACCGTATCGCCGTCGGCAACGAAGTCATCGCCACCGGCGACAGGATTCTCATAGCCCACCTCGTTCCCGCCATGAAATCCGTGCACGAAGCCCTGAGGCTGGCAGGAATTTCCGATATCCAAGTCTCCACGCCGCATTCCATGGGTATAATGTCAAGATCCGAGCTTCCTAGTTCAGGTCGGTTCAGGCGTGGGTATGATCGGGCCATTTTTGCTCCGATGCTGGAGTTTCATTGCCGAACCGGGTCGCCTTTTATGGTTTGCCCGTACCCGTTTTTCGGGTTCACCAGCAAGACTTTGGACTACGCTTTGTTTAAGCCAAACAGCGGTGTTTTTGATAACGTAACTGGCGTGAATTACACTAACATGTTCGATGCCCAGATGGACGCCGTTTTCTCTGCGATGAAGAGGCTCGGGTATGATGACGTGGACATCGTAGTCGCAGAAACGGGTTGGCCTTCTGCGGGTGACCCGAATCAGCGGGGCGTGAGCTTGGACAATGCCATATCTTATAATGCTAATCTTGTCAGGCACGTGAATTCGGGTTTGGGTACTCCTTTGATGCCGAATCGGACCTTTGATACTTACATTTTCTCGCTGTTCAATGAAGATCTCAAACCCGGCATCTCGGAGCAGAATTTCGGGTTGTTCCGACCCGATTTCTCACCCGTCTACGACGTGGGTATTCTGCGGAACCAGCAGGTACTAATTGTTGAAAATTATCTAGAAGTCCAAATGGTCTTAATGACGACTTAATCAAATCGAAAACTTTAGTAATTCAATTTTGATTGTTTATCGACCCAAATTTAACGAGTATTTTTGAAGTCGAAAACTTTAGTGTTTAATTTCGATTGTGTATCGAGTCAAATTCAACAAGTTTTTATCAAATCGAGCTTTAGGCGAATTTGAAAACTTCAAATTTAGTCCGATTTTTTTGCAAGTAAATTTTAGGATTTGTGTTTATTGACCTAAAAGTCAGCTGAATTTACAACTTTGGCAAATACAATGGTCAATTTACAATTTCATGTTTTCCTTTATTAAGTGGATGAATTAAAAATTCTATGCGTTCTTATGAGTTTATTTCAATATCAAAtaatttggtttgatttttgattCTAAAATTTGTGACTTGTTGAATTGctgctttttttaaaaaaatttttacttttgttatgaatatattttttaattttttttattatatatatataattattataatatatttttttaaaattttctaaaaaatagcaattcaaacgaGTTGAACCGCAATTGGCAagtttttaaattcttttcttctccaCGCGGGAAAAAATCTCTGACAATTTTGACTTTCTAAGACTTGTCCTCGTCCTGGCAAATATTCTCTGTTGCCAAATGGAAGCAAAGAACTTACATCACGACCGTTGATCACAGGGCGTGGGGCCTGCACCAGTAACGCCAACAGCACCAGATGATAAAAAGTGGTGCGTCCCAAAAGATGATGCTAGCGATGGGGCTCTGCAGTCCAACATCGACTATGTTTGTGGGTCCGGAGTGGATTGTCAGCCCATTCAAAACGGTGGGCCTTGTTTTGAGCCCAATACTGTCAGGTCCCATGCAGCCTACGCCATGAACGCTTATTATCAAGCCCATGGCCGGAATGATTATAATTGTGACTTCATTGGTACAGGAGCCATCACCACAACTAATCCTAGTAAGTCATAATACCACTATAGATTTTCTTgatataatttatttatttatttatcctaTTCAgggaaaattttcaatgatAATATTTTAATTGCAATTGCATAGTTATTCTAGTATCATAGGAGAATTAAAGGGTACATTGTTGCAGGTTATCAAGaatgcacctatgtggcttagGAGGAAGGAAGAGACAATGGCACAATGCCTCGGTCTTCTCTACTGCTGTTCCCATGCTGGGCAGTTGTTATATATAGCCAATTCTTCTCCATGATCTATAAATATAGACTTCGAGATGTTGTCCTGAaatcaatcaaatatatttgTATTTTAGTGGGTTCGGGAAGGGATGGGTTGGGTGCCACTAGGGAGGGGTGTAACTGAGAGGTTTTGGGCATGGGGATGGGGGCGTAAGGATGGATTGGGTGGCACTAGGGAGGGGTGTAAGTGAGAGATTTTGGGTACGGGAAAGGGAGCGTAAGTGGGTGACCAAAGCCAAATCGAGAACAAGAATGTGATAATTTATTTCTGCCTTGAAAATAGATCTAAACATGTAATATGTATCTACATGCGTGGGAATAAATGAATATCTTCATTACCTAGGAGCTTCACTTGGAGTGATGATGAATAATTTCTTTGGATAAGAGCAAAAGAGGACATAAATGTAGACCAAATCCTCAATTGGAGTGatgatgaataatttttttggaTAAGAGCAAAAGAGGACATAAATGTAGACCAAATCCTCAATTAGTCCCCTAACAAACAAGTTCCACTCTTAAGAGTGGTGGTCAATTGTTATTTGTCAAAGCAAGAATGTACAAGTTTATCCTTTAATAAATTGCCATCTACTAAGGCAATTTATAATGGTAATACCTCGCATCCTTCCTTGTAGTCATCGTCATCGGAAGGGATGGGTTGGGTGCCACTAGGGAGGGGTGTAACTGAGAGGTTTTGGGCATGGGGACACGAAATttataatcaaaagaaaattccgcATGGGAATGAGATTTTacatcttgaaaaaaaaaagttgatgaTTCGAATATTACAAATTGAATATGAAATTCATCTAGAGCCAATAATCTATTTCTTTGGTTGAGAGAAATCAAGAACAACAAGCAGAgaattaatatatattaataaaaataaaaaacaatcGATCAATCTATGGTTATATGTACAGCTTACAACCAATGGTATCAAAATTAGGTTACCAGCGTTGGTTAAAGAATTTGATTATATACAACTTACAAGTTTTTCCAAGATAAGACTCCTAGCTACAAAGAACTTTTAATATTTATCTCTAATTAAGAAAAAACCCTAGTGATTAATCACGTAACATAAACAGTCTGGCGACATATTGGACAGGTTGCATTAGTCTTTAACCATTTATAAATGCAAACTGCATGAAATCCGTGCTTGCACCTTGGAAGAACCCTCCATAAGTATGGCAAATCATCTCTGCAACCAGACAAACAGATTCTGCATTGATCATCATCCGATCCCTGGAAACTATTATCTCCTGATTCAGAAACatcccttttcttcttgtttatttttccttgttcttttcCTCCAAAGATGTTATCTTGAGCGCCATCGGCTGCGACTTGGGTTGAGGCCCGGCAGAAGCATTGGCAACTCATCAATAGAATCTGTATATACTATACTGGGGAAAGCTTTCGGCAGAACAAATCGAGGGATTGGATTTTTTACGGTTCATTGAAATGTAATGGACTCTAAGGAAGAGAGAGATCGAAGGCAAATCTGCCGATCAGCTTCTCAGAAGGAGAGATTGCAAGCAAAGAAAACGAATTACCCATGTttctttcatctttttcttttaagcAGGAATATTTATCCTTGTTTCACtaaatatataaaccaaaacaAGTGCCCAAATGCTTTTTCGTTTAGGGTTCTCTTCCAGGCTAATCGGCCCATGTTTGCTGATACTAACTTGACTTGGAGATATTCAATTATCTATAGGCCCACGATCTGCGAGGATTAatggaattttattaattatgATTTTCTCTTGTAATCTCAAGTTTTCAACTAAATACGTATTTTTAATGAAGAATTAGTGAAAAATACATATCAAAAGTACGTATAGggatttaagaaaattttgcaAAGACTAATTCTTTATTTGATAATGTTCAACAAATGTGTACGATTACAAGTATTTCCAAGAATATAGTAATTTTTTACAAGTCGATCCAACATTTACTTTTTGATGCTAAAAGAAAACCATGAATTAGTTAGCTAAAACGAGTTCTTAATGCTTGGTCCTGAATCCAAATTATTTATGTCCACAAACTCTTGATTTTGTGTAGCCATAATAGAAGCCATGAACACGACTCAAGGGTTGGCTTACCATTCCCTGTGCTTGTAATTGGGTGCATGAAACTATACACTCGAAGAAAAGCATCGAGAAAATGAGTAACATTCCCACGCAAATTATAAAAAGGCTTAGTGTGGCTTCTGGAATCGTAATTTATATGGGGAGAGATGTAGATCTAAAGGGGacaaaaaattttgaggaagTATGTTATGTTTTTTAATATgtgaaagacaaaaaaaaaaatattatagtatACGATGATTTGACTTTGGAAGGAAAGAATTTATAGAATTTAAAGTGTCTCTGGGATGATCCTAATGCACTTAAGGTTTGGTTGGCATCTGAGAAATACAATTACAGAAAAATATTTAGACAGAAAAATATGGTTTCCTCACATATATTAAATGGttacaatacatttttttacaaaaaaaaaaatcttaaaaatagCAGTACAAATGGGAGAGTCGCACAATATAGCAGCGAGATACTTTGTTTTTAAGGCAATTAAAGGGACACAATACGTCGAAGTGGATACAAGCTCAAATTTAAGCTCAAACTTCAAGATTTACTGTAAGGGTGCGTTTGGACTGCTATAATGTTATCTCCTCTCCGGATTTTGAATTTGAACGAGTTACTCAGATGTATAACTTTCTTAGATGCTTCACTTTTTcaagataaaaaaattttaacatttttccAATAAGCCAATTTCATATGTTCCTGATTACGTGTGGTGTGTATAATGAATAAAATACCAGAGTGATTATTCTATTACCCTATACTTGATCACTTGATTGGAGTCTAATTATCTAATCATGGCTAGAGTAGGATGAATAATTTTATTTCTAGGAGAACAAATGGTTCGATGGTTGGATCATGGTTTTGCAGTATCCATTTAAATCctatccatttagatccatttattaaatggttaTAATGGGATTGGATTAATTTTATCCATTATCTATTTAAATAAAACTATTTATCAATCATAtatccattttgccacttctaAAATTTTAACTGTACTAGTAATTTGTTACTcttagtaaaataaaaaaaattaaaaagcaaAATGAGTGATTAGAGATATCTATGTTGTATATACCGTTTAAATTGTTGAAATTATGTCAAATCCTCTAAGATATTAGTCAAATATCATCTTTTCAATTGTTAAAATTTAATGATTTCACTAAAATTTTCACTATTCATTTGAGTTGAAAGAAGACATATCTAGACTCTCGTTGGGAGATCATGGGGAAAGGGTAAGCATGCAAGATAACAACCTGACTTGGAATGATAGAAATAGAATAAATGAATTCATTTACCATATCCTTCTAGAAATCAATGTTATAATTTTAGCCTTCATTTTACTAATATTTATAAATTCTATTTATTGCTCCAATACTGACatctacttatatttttcttagcTAATGACGTTGGTTTTAGGTATAAAAACTTAATGTTAGTGTAATCACCTTATGAGTATTCATAAATTTGGTTGAATATGATAATATCAATATTTGATTTGTCAAACTTTGAAATCTAAATTATATATAAAGCTTGataaaaattttgtaaaatattaTATGCGTGCTTTcaatgtaaaaaaataaatgggtaaaaaaagaagaaaaatacaaTATCATGAATCTAACAATTAGCGtttcgcaaaaaaaaaaaaaaatttccagtaCTTTTTGAAAGCAAAATAGTATAGTGGAATAAATGAAGCTTTAGAAAAGTTTAGTGACTATTGAGGCACTTTGCACGAAAAACTTTTTGAAAGCTAAAATAAAGAATGGTTGGAAGAGAatcttcttttaaaaaaaaaaatttaaatgcaAGTTATCCTTGCATTCCTAAGTGTTTAGGAAAAATTATTGAAGTActttaacaagaaaataactTGAATcataaaataacaaaagaaaaactaaaatcCTTTACAAAAATGGTGTATTAATATTGTAGCAACTTCTGATTTATTAATATTGTAGCGAATCTACAGTAGATAAACAGTAATACATAAAAATTACTActacaacttcaccaatcaacaTAAAAATGATGATGAAAAGGAACTATGGTGGGCGAAGAAGAGAGAAAGGTTTCATAAACGAGTTGACTTCTTTATTTCTTGCATGTGTAATTTCTAAGGTATGTTTTCACTTTATTGCTCTTATTTATTCTACCTACTGTGGTTATCATCATTTATCTTGTGGTCTAATTCATCCCTGGTGGATGGGTCTTGCTGGTTAGATAAAATATCCTAGATAATGATAGTTGCATTCTATTTCAATTTAGTATGAACCTTTAAATGGTCTCTAGAGAAATTTCAagaagggttattatcactttacccccttaaactatatcactactatcagtttactccctaacgttatcttttaatcactttacccccataagtaattcaactcaacatattaa encodes:
- the LOC113782108 gene encoding glucan endo-1,3-beta-glucosidase-like; the protein is MATHSSSPAKPFLFSIFFVIFLHDFLHHSAVAAGYAIGVNYGTVADNLPPPAQVASFIKDQTSIDKIKIFDANPDIIRAFANSNVSLTITVGNGDVLAVSKLPAARSWVSANVLPYYPQTKIHRIAVGNEVIATGDRILIAHLVPAMKSVHEALRLAGISDIQVSTPHSMGIMSRSELPSSGRFRRGYDRAIFAPMLEFHCRTGSPFMVCPYPFFGFTSKTLDYALFKPNSGVFDNVTGVNYTNMFDAQMDAVFSAMKRLGYDDVDIVVAETGWPSAGDPNQRGVSLDNAISYNANLVRHVNSGLGTPLMPNRTFDTYIFSLFNEDLKPGISEQNFGLFRPDFSPVYDVGILRNQQGVGPAPVTPTAPDDKKWCVPKDDASDGALQSNIDYVCGSGVDCQPIQNGGPCFEPNTVRSHAAYAMNAYYQAHGRNDYNCDFIGTGAITTTNPSYQECTYVA